The following are from one region of the Rhizobacter sp. AJA081-3 genome:
- a CDS encoding diacylglycerol kinase family protein codes for MVLLNPRAAGGQAAALAQPVRSWLAAHAPGVALVESDSIERSRATLQCLPRSSRVVLIGGDGTLHHMLPVLLTHRLALGVVPLGSGNDTARALGVAELPWAKALDLALRGPTRRMDVGELVTPRQRVPFFSSLAAGFDAAVGRRAIESPRWLSGTSRYVWATMGELGSLRTHRVRIALDGAPAHEGEVIFASVLNTRSYGSGMPAVPGARVADGKLDLLLAGHFGRIGTLAMLPRLLKGTHLSNTKVQTWKFQDLQIESDDELPLAADGEPLEPMRRFEVRVRVAAVSVVTTKAQRKQFPANAEEDQA; via the coding sequence ATGGTTCTGCTGAACCCGCGCGCCGCGGGCGGGCAGGCGGCAGCGCTCGCGCAGCCGGTGCGCAGCTGGCTCGCGGCCCATGCCCCTGGTGTGGCACTGGTGGAATCCGACAGCATCGAGCGCTCGCGCGCCACGCTCCAGTGCCTGCCGCGCAGCAGCCGCGTGGTGCTGATCGGCGGTGACGGCACGCTGCACCACATGCTGCCCGTGCTGCTCACGCACCGGCTTGCGCTCGGCGTGGTGCCGCTGGGCAGCGGCAACGACACGGCCCGCGCGCTCGGCGTCGCCGAATTGCCGTGGGCCAAGGCACTCGACCTGGCCTTGCGCGGCCCGACACGGCGCATGGATGTGGGCGAACTCGTCACGCCGCGCCAGCGCGTGCCGTTCTTCTCCAGCCTGGCCGCCGGATTCGATGCCGCCGTCGGCCGCCGCGCCATCGAGAGCCCGCGCTGGCTCAGCGGCACGTCGCGCTATGTGTGGGCGACGATGGGCGAACTGGGTTCGCTTCGAACCCACCGCGTGCGCATCGCGCTCGACGGTGCGCCGGCCCACGAAGGCGAGGTGATCTTCGCATCGGTGCTCAATACGCGCAGCTACGGCAGCGGCATGCCCGCGGTGCCGGGTGCCAGGGTGGCCGATGGCAAGCTCGACCTGCTCCTGGCGGGCCACTTCGGCCGCATCGGCACGCTGGCGATGTTGCCGAGGCTGCTCAAGGGCACCCATCTGTCGAACACGAAGGTGCAGACCTGGAAGTTCCAGGACCTGCAGATCGAGAGCGACGACGAACTGCCGCTGGCCGCGGACGGCGAGCCGCTGGAGCCCATGCGGCGCTTCGAGGTGCGCGTGCGCGTCGCCGCCGTCAGCGTCGTCACCACCAAGGCGCAGCGCAAGCAGTTCCCTGCCAACGCCGAGGAAGATCAGGCGTAG